A segment of the Cellvibrio sp. KY-YJ-3 genome:
GCGCTGGTACGGCAGCGCCATTGACATTCACGACACCAAAACCAATGAAGAAAGAGCACAGACGCTTGCTGACCGACTGTCGGTCACGCTGGAAAGTATTACCGACGCATTTATCACTATGGATACCGACTGGAATTTTACTTATATCAATCAGGAAGCTGAGCAGCTTTTGCACCGCACTCGCTCAGAGCTGTTGGGCAAAACTATGTGGCGAGAATTTCCACAAACACTCAATAGTGATTTTGAATTTCACTATAAAAAAGCCGTAGCCACGGGCGAGAAAACTACCTTTGAAGCATTTTATGCGCCGCTCGGGCGATGGTTCATTGTAAATGCCTACCCCTCCTCCGAAGGGCTTGCTGTCTATTTTCAGGATATAACCTCGCGGCGCGAAAACGAACAGCAATTGCGCCTGATGGAAGCCTGTATCGCGCACATGAACGACATGGTCATTATTACTAATGCCGTGCAAAATGAAGAAGCAGGGCCAGAAATTTTATTTGTAAACCCGGCATTCGAAAAATTAATGGCTATAGCCTAAATGAAGTGATGCACAAAAACCCACGCTTTCTGCGCGGCAATAACGCCCAGCAAAGTGAATTGGATAAAGTCCGCCATGCGTTAAAAAATTATCACGCGGTGCGCGCCGAATTAACAAACAGCACCAAGTCCGGCGTGCAAGTAGAAGTTGAAATGGACTTGGTACCCATTGCCGACAGCCAGGGCACCTTTACCCATTGGATTGCGGTTGAGCGCAATATTACCGAGCGCAAACGTATTGCTGAACTGGAACAAGCCCACCAATTGGCGGAACTGGCTAGCAAAGCAAAATCCAATTTCCTGGCCACCATGAGCCATGAGATACGCACACCCATTAATGGTGTTATCGGCATGGTCGATGTTTTACAACAAACCCAGCTGCGCGCATACCAAACCGAAATGGTGGATATTATTCGCGACTCCGCTATGTCGCTGCTCAATATCATTGAAGACATTCTGGATTTTTCCAAAATAGAAGCTGGCCGTCTTGAATTGGAATCCCTGCCCTTTTCACCCGGCACCACACTCAAAAAAATAGTGCAGCTCATGGAGCCAGCCGCCGCTTATTCCAACGTAAAACTCAGTATTAATACCGACAATAATTTACCCGAACTACTGCGCGGTGATGAACAGCGGCTCAGGCAAATTCTGCTCAACTTAATTAGCAATGCGATTAAATTTTCCAGCAAACGAAAACCACAAGGTATGGTTAACATCAGTATCCAACTCATTGAAAAAACACTAACCGACGCAGAATTTGAAATAGCAGTAAAAGATAATGGGATTGGATTAAACAAAGAAAGCCAGGCGCGATTATTTAAACCTTTTGTGCAGGCAGATGCCTCTACGAATCGCCATTTTGGCGGCACGGGCCTTGGCCTGAGCATTACTCACGGCTTGATCCAACTAATGCACGGCAGTGTACGCCTGCTAAGCGAGCCAG
Coding sequences within it:
- a CDS encoding ATP-binding protein, coding for MHKNPRFLRGNNAQQSELDKVRHALKNYHAVRAELTNSTKSGVQVEVEMDLVPIADSQGTFTHWIAVERNITERKRIAELEQAHQLAELASKAKSNFLATMSHEIRTPINGVIGMVDVLQQTQLRAYQTEMVDIIRDSAMSLLNIIEDILDFSKIEAGRLELESLPFSPGTTLKKIVQLMEPAAAYSNVKLSINTDNNLPELLRGDEQRLRQILLNLISNAIKFSSKRKPQGMVNISIQLIEKTLTDAEFEIAVKDNGIGLNKESQARLFKPFVQADASTNRHFGGTGLGLSITHGLIQLMHGSVRLLSEPDQGAEFIVRLRLPIENNAQAALSLKTPEAIPEQGVTPRDKTNPILVVEDNSTNQKIIVYQLELLGYHTDIASNGAEALEKWRTKAYALILTDLHMPELDGYELVTKIRAEEALQNNRIPIIALTANALRGEAERLPGTGHGRLPDQTHYPQCAFQELGKMPA